Genomic DNA from Niabella ginsenosidivorans:
GACAAGAGTAGCAACGGTAGGGCTTTGTCCTTTTACTTCTATGAGGTAAATTTGCTTTGCTTCAATGCCAGCCATAGCTCCAAGAGTTTCTCTTGATAGCTTTTTTGCATTCCGCAACTTTTTTAGGTTTTCCCCAAATGCTTTTCCGTATTTTGGATTTTTTACATTCACTATTGTGAAGGTGAGATGACTTTGAAAAAAATATCACGTCAAATTTGACTTGTTTTAAAATAATTGTTTATATTTGGTATGAATTAAAATTATTTTCGCGATACTTCATAAACTCATTTGAAGCATTCGCTTTAAGTCTCGACTTGAAACCTGAGAATTTTCAATAGGAACGAGATGATAAGCAGAATGCCCACGACCTGTGCGTGGGCTCTCTTATCCGTTGCTGGGCTTCTCAGGGCCTCTAATGCGGTAAGTTGA
This window encodes:
- a CDS encoding helix-turn-helix domain-containing protein — protein: MNVKNPKYGKAFGENLKKLRNAKKLSRETLGAMAGIEAKQIYLIEVKGQSPTVATLVALALAMKLHPKKLLDFEFEFEE